In the Phenylobacterium soli genome, CGAGGGGTGGATCGACTGCGTGATCAAGGACCGCAGCGCCAAGGGCGCGAAGATCCAGGCGCCGGCGGTTTTCCAGCTGTCGCGCAAGCTGGTGCTGCTCGACTATCGGGCGGGCGAGGCGTTCCTGGCCCAGCCGCGCTGGCGCAAGAACGACCTGGCGGGCCTCTGGCTCGAGGTGCGCCACGACCTGCGCGAGCTTCAGG is a window encoding:
- a CDS encoding PilZ domain-containing protein; the encoded protein is MSVETARAFGPSGVERRAEPRTPTNIPARLFYGAKYEGWIDCVIKDRSAKGAKIQAPAVFQLSRKLVLLDYRAGEAFLAQPRWRKNDLAGLWLEVRHDLRELQDPSLEPVRQAWLALAPGLVSAPDGGEG